In a single window of the Neoarius graeffei isolate fNeoGra1 chromosome 28, fNeoGra1.pri, whole genome shotgun sequence genome:
- the gps2 gene encoding G protein pathway suppressor 2 isoform X3, translating into MGVVSMALRWRGNLPRLKPASHLLARPIPPIMPALLERPKLSNAMARALHKHIMRERERKRQEEEEVDKMMEQKLKEEEERKRKKEMEERMSLEETKEQIMKMGEKLQGLQEEKHQLFLQLKKVLHEEEKRRRKEQSDMTTMTSATYQPNMAVHSGQHLLSMQLAGSVSHARSAVLLGERSKQLFQPPVISGRSFPSQPGFGAVVSEHAQFGVQAGHGSFGVTQPQHATAFNPGQSAPATYSSPAHIRGASAFQAMQYLPHQQPGYTVHTHFTSQPGFLPSTGIPLQKQLEHANQQSGFTDSSALRPMHPQALHASAAGLLPTPSIAVQIPHTKAGLPYAPPPRPASPGSFTQHAATFQSSSQPPRHAYLSHGQSGQRFYHHGK; encoded by the exons atgggtgtcgtCTCCATGGCCCTGCGATGGAGGGGCAACCTGCCCAGGCTGAAGCCTGCCTCTCACCTG ctggccCGCCCGATTCCCCCCATCATGCCCGCCCTGCTGGAGAGGCCCAAGCTGTCAAACGCCATGGCACGCGCTCTACACAAACACatcatgagggagagagagaggaagagacagg agGAGGAAGAGGTGGATAAAAtgatggagcagaagctgaaggaggaggaggagaggaagaggaagaaggaGATGGAGGAGAGGATGTCTTTAGAGGAAACCAAAGAGCAG attaTGAAGATGGGGGAGAAGCTCCAGGGTCTGCAGGAGGAGAAACACCAGCTATTTCTGCAATTGAAGAAGGTTCTGCATGAGGAGGAGAAACGCCGGAGGAAAGAGCAgag TGACATGACAACAATGACTTCAGCTACGTATCAGCCCAACATGGCCGTTCACTCAGGGCAGCACCTACTCAGCATGCAGC TAGCGGGGTCTGTCTCTCATGCCCGGTCTGCAGTTCTGTTAGGAGAGCGCAGCAAGCAGCTTTTCCAACCTCCTGTCATTTCt ggtCGTTCGTTTCCATCTCAGCCTGGTTTTGGTGCTGTTGTTTCTGAGCATGCTCAGTTTGGAGTTCAGGCAGGTCATGGGTCATTCGGGGTCACACAGCCGCAACATGCCACAGCCtttaaccctggccaatcagcacCTGCCACCTATAGCAGCCCCGCCCACATCAGAG GTGCATCAGCGTTCCAGGCCATGCAATACTTGCCTCATCAGCAACCAGGTTACACTGTACACACTCACTTCACCTCCcagccag gttttctgcccAGTACTGGGATCCCCCTACAGAAGCAGTTGGAACATGCCAACCAGCAGTCGGGTTTCACTGATTCT agtgcatTGAGGCCCATGCACCCTCAGGCTCTCCATGCCAGTGCTGCAGGTTTGTTGCCCACTCCCTCTATCGCTGTGCAGATTCCTCACACGAAG GCCGGCTTGCCATACGCTCCCCCGCCCAGACCAGCATCACCCGGATCCTTCACACAGCACGCG GCGACGTTTCAGAGCTCATCTCAGCCACCACGCCATGCCTACCTCTCTCACGGCCAATCAGGACAGAGGTTCTATCACCATGGCAAATAA
- the gps2 gene encoding G protein pathway suppressor 2 isoform X5 produces the protein MPALLERPKLSNAMARALHKHIMRERERKRQEEEEVDKMMEQKLKEEEERKRKKEMEERMSLEETKEQIMKMGEKLQGLQEEKHQLFLQLKKVLHEEEKRRRKEQSDMTTMTSATYQPNMAVHSGQHLLSMQLAGSVSHARSAVLLGERSKQLFQPPVISGRSFPSQPGFGAVVSEHAQFGVQAGHGSFGVTQPQHATAFNPGQSAPATYSSPAHIRGASAFQAMQYLPHQQPGYTVHTHFTSQPGFLPSTGIPLQKQLEHANQQSGFTDSSALRPMHPQALHASAAGLLPTPSIAVQIPHTKAGLPYAPPPRPASPGSFTQHAATFQSSSQPPRHAYLSHGQSGQRFYHHGK, from the exons ATGCCCGCCCTGCTGGAGAGGCCCAAGCTGTCAAACGCCATGGCACGCGCTCTACACAAACACatcatgagggagagagagaggaagagacagg agGAGGAAGAGGTGGATAAAAtgatggagcagaagctgaaggaggaggaggagaggaagaggaagaaggaGATGGAGGAGAGGATGTCTTTAGAGGAAACCAAAGAGCAG attaTGAAGATGGGGGAGAAGCTCCAGGGTCTGCAGGAGGAGAAACACCAGCTATTTCTGCAATTGAAGAAGGTTCTGCATGAGGAGGAGAAACGCCGGAGGAAAGAGCAgag TGACATGACAACAATGACTTCAGCTACGTATCAGCCCAACATGGCCGTTCACTCAGGGCAGCACCTACTCAGCATGCAGC TAGCGGGGTCTGTCTCTCATGCCCGGTCTGCAGTTCTGTTAGGAGAGCGCAGCAAGCAGCTTTTCCAACCTCCTGTCATTTCt ggtCGTTCGTTTCCATCTCAGCCTGGTTTTGGTGCTGTTGTTTCTGAGCATGCTCAGTTTGGAGTTCAGGCAGGTCATGGGTCATTCGGGGTCACACAGCCGCAACATGCCACAGCCtttaaccctggccaatcagcacCTGCCACCTATAGCAGCCCCGCCCACATCAGAG GTGCATCAGCGTTCCAGGCCATGCAATACTTGCCTCATCAGCAACCAGGTTACACTGTACACACTCACTTCACCTCCcagccag gttttctgcccAGTACTGGGATCCCCCTACAGAAGCAGTTGGAACATGCCAACCAGCAGTCGGGTTTCACTGATTCT agtgcatTGAGGCCCATGCACCCTCAGGCTCTCCATGCCAGTGCTGCAGGTTTGTTGCCCACTCCCTCTATCGCTGTGCAGATTCCTCACACGAAG GCCGGCTTGCCATACGCTCCCCCGCCCAGACCAGCATCACCCGGATCCTTCACACAGCACGCG GCGACGTTTCAGAGCTCATCTCAGCCACCACGCCATGCCTACCTCTCTCACGGCCAATCAGGACAGAGGTTCTATCACCATGGCAAATAA
- the gps2 gene encoding G protein pathway suppressor 2 isoform X1 — protein MCCSITAAPSQPGPGPAHFTLTDALELARPIPPIMPALLERPKLSNAMARALHKHIMRERERKRQEEEEVDKMMEQKLKEEEERKRKKEMEERMSLEETKEQIMKMGEKLQGLQEEKHQLFLQLKKVLHEEEKRRRKEQSDMTTMTSATYQPNMAVHSGQHLLSMQLAGSVSHARSAVLLGERSKQLFQPPVISGRSFPSQPGFGAVVSEHAQFGVQAGHGSFGVTQPQHATAFNPGQSAPATYSSPAHIRGASAFQAMQYLPHQQPGYTVHTHFTSQPGFLPSTGIPLQKQLEHANQQSGFTDSSALRPMHPQALHASAAGLLPTPSIAVQIPHTKAGLPYAPPPRPASPGSFTQHAATFQSSSQPPRHAYLSHGQSGQRFYHHGK, from the exons ATGTGCTGCAGCATCACTGCGGCTCCGTCTCAGCCCGGTCCCGGTCCCGCTCACTTCACTCTTACAGACGCTCTGGAG ctggccCGCCCGATTCCCCCCATCATGCCCGCCCTGCTGGAGAGGCCCAAGCTGTCAAACGCCATGGCACGCGCTCTACACAAACACatcatgagggagagagagaggaagagacagg agGAGGAAGAGGTGGATAAAAtgatggagcagaagctgaaggaggaggaggagaggaagaggaagaaggaGATGGAGGAGAGGATGTCTTTAGAGGAAACCAAAGAGCAG attaTGAAGATGGGGGAGAAGCTCCAGGGTCTGCAGGAGGAGAAACACCAGCTATTTCTGCAATTGAAGAAGGTTCTGCATGAGGAGGAGAAACGCCGGAGGAAAGAGCAgag TGACATGACAACAATGACTTCAGCTACGTATCAGCCCAACATGGCCGTTCACTCAGGGCAGCACCTACTCAGCATGCAGC TAGCGGGGTCTGTCTCTCATGCCCGGTCTGCAGTTCTGTTAGGAGAGCGCAGCAAGCAGCTTTTCCAACCTCCTGTCATTTCt ggtCGTTCGTTTCCATCTCAGCCTGGTTTTGGTGCTGTTGTTTCTGAGCATGCTCAGTTTGGAGTTCAGGCAGGTCATGGGTCATTCGGGGTCACACAGCCGCAACATGCCACAGCCtttaaccctggccaatcagcacCTGCCACCTATAGCAGCCCCGCCCACATCAGAG GTGCATCAGCGTTCCAGGCCATGCAATACTTGCCTCATCAGCAACCAGGTTACACTGTACACACTCACTTCACCTCCcagccag gttttctgcccAGTACTGGGATCCCCCTACAGAAGCAGTTGGAACATGCCAACCAGCAGTCGGGTTTCACTGATTCT agtgcatTGAGGCCCATGCACCCTCAGGCTCTCCATGCCAGTGCTGCAGGTTTGTTGCCCACTCCCTCTATCGCTGTGCAGATTCCTCACACGAAG GCCGGCTTGCCATACGCTCCCCCGCCCAGACCAGCATCACCCGGATCCTTCACACAGCACGCG GCGACGTTTCAGAGCTCATCTCAGCCACCACGCCATGCCTACCTCTCTCACGGCCAATCAGGACAGAGGTTCTATCACCATGGCAAATAA
- the gps2 gene encoding G protein pathway suppressor 2 isoform X2 — MCCSITAAPSQPGPGPAHFTLTDALELARPIPPIMPALLERPKLSNAMARALHKHIMRERERKRQEEEEVDKMMEQKLKEEEERKRKKEMEERMSLEETKEQIMKMGEKLQGLQEEKHQLFLQLKKVLHEEEKRRRKEQSDMTTMTSATYQPNMAVHSGQHLLSMQPGSVSHARSAVLLGERSKQLFQPPVISGRSFPSQPGFGAVVSEHAQFGVQAGHGSFGVTQPQHATAFNPGQSAPATYSSPAHIRGASAFQAMQYLPHQQPGYTVHTHFTSQPGFLPSTGIPLQKQLEHANQQSGFTDSSALRPMHPQALHASAAGLLPTPSIAVQIPHTKAGLPYAPPPRPASPGSFTQHAATFQSSSQPPRHAYLSHGQSGQRFYHHGK, encoded by the exons ATGTGCTGCAGCATCACTGCGGCTCCGTCTCAGCCCGGTCCCGGTCCCGCTCACTTCACTCTTACAGACGCTCTGGAG ctggccCGCCCGATTCCCCCCATCATGCCCGCCCTGCTGGAGAGGCCCAAGCTGTCAAACGCCATGGCACGCGCTCTACACAAACACatcatgagggagagagagaggaagagacagg agGAGGAAGAGGTGGATAAAAtgatggagcagaagctgaaggaggaggaggagaggaagaggaagaaggaGATGGAGGAGAGGATGTCTTTAGAGGAAACCAAAGAGCAG attaTGAAGATGGGGGAGAAGCTCCAGGGTCTGCAGGAGGAGAAACACCAGCTATTTCTGCAATTGAAGAAGGTTCTGCATGAGGAGGAGAAACGCCGGAGGAAAGAGCAgag TGACATGACAACAATGACTTCAGCTACGTATCAGCCCAACATGGCCGTTCACTCAGGGCAGCACCTACTCAGCATGCAGC CGGGGTCTGTCTCTCATGCCCGGTCTGCAGTTCTGTTAGGAGAGCGCAGCAAGCAGCTTTTCCAACCTCCTGTCATTTCt ggtCGTTCGTTTCCATCTCAGCCTGGTTTTGGTGCTGTTGTTTCTGAGCATGCTCAGTTTGGAGTTCAGGCAGGTCATGGGTCATTCGGGGTCACACAGCCGCAACATGCCACAGCCtttaaccctggccaatcagcacCTGCCACCTATAGCAGCCCCGCCCACATCAGAG GTGCATCAGCGTTCCAGGCCATGCAATACTTGCCTCATCAGCAACCAGGTTACACTGTACACACTCACTTCACCTCCcagccag gttttctgcccAGTACTGGGATCCCCCTACAGAAGCAGTTGGAACATGCCAACCAGCAGTCGGGTTTCACTGATTCT agtgcatTGAGGCCCATGCACCCTCAGGCTCTCCATGCCAGTGCTGCAGGTTTGTTGCCCACTCCCTCTATCGCTGTGCAGATTCCTCACACGAAG GCCGGCTTGCCATACGCTCCCCCGCCCAGACCAGCATCACCCGGATCCTTCACACAGCACGCG GCGACGTTTCAGAGCTCATCTCAGCCACCACGCCATGCCTACCTCTCTCACGGCCAATCAGGACAGAGGTTCTATCACCATGGCAAATAA
- the gps2 gene encoding G protein pathway suppressor 2 isoform X4: MGLVWGRWDWSGAMGVLARPIPPIMPALLERPKLSNAMARALHKHIMRERERKRQEEEEVDKMMEQKLKEEEERKRKKEMEERMSLEETKEQIMKMGEKLQGLQEEKHQLFLQLKKVLHEEEKRRRKEQSDMTTMTSATYQPNMAVHSGQHLLSMQLAGSVSHARSAVLLGERSKQLFQPPVISGRSFPSQPGFGAVVSEHAQFGVQAGHGSFGVTQPQHATAFNPGQSAPATYSSPAHIRGASAFQAMQYLPHQQPGYTVHTHFTSQPGFLPSTGIPLQKQLEHANQQSGFTDSSALRPMHPQALHASAAGLLPTPSIAVQIPHTKAGLPYAPPPRPASPGSFTQHAATFQSSSQPPRHAYLSHGQSGQRFYHHGK; the protein is encoded by the exons ATGGGACTGGTCTGGGGGCGATGGGACTGGTCTGGGGCGATGGGAGTA ctggccCGCCCGATTCCCCCCATCATGCCCGCCCTGCTGGAGAGGCCCAAGCTGTCAAACGCCATGGCACGCGCTCTACACAAACACatcatgagggagagagagaggaagagacagg agGAGGAAGAGGTGGATAAAAtgatggagcagaagctgaaggaggaggaggagaggaagaggaagaaggaGATGGAGGAGAGGATGTCTTTAGAGGAAACCAAAGAGCAG attaTGAAGATGGGGGAGAAGCTCCAGGGTCTGCAGGAGGAGAAACACCAGCTATTTCTGCAATTGAAGAAGGTTCTGCATGAGGAGGAGAAACGCCGGAGGAAAGAGCAgag TGACATGACAACAATGACTTCAGCTACGTATCAGCCCAACATGGCCGTTCACTCAGGGCAGCACCTACTCAGCATGCAGC TAGCGGGGTCTGTCTCTCATGCCCGGTCTGCAGTTCTGTTAGGAGAGCGCAGCAAGCAGCTTTTCCAACCTCCTGTCATTTCt ggtCGTTCGTTTCCATCTCAGCCTGGTTTTGGTGCTGTTGTTTCTGAGCATGCTCAGTTTGGAGTTCAGGCAGGTCATGGGTCATTCGGGGTCACACAGCCGCAACATGCCACAGCCtttaaccctggccaatcagcacCTGCCACCTATAGCAGCCCCGCCCACATCAGAG GTGCATCAGCGTTCCAGGCCATGCAATACTTGCCTCATCAGCAACCAGGTTACACTGTACACACTCACTTCACCTCCcagccag gttttctgcccAGTACTGGGATCCCCCTACAGAAGCAGTTGGAACATGCCAACCAGCAGTCGGGTTTCACTGATTCT agtgcatTGAGGCCCATGCACCCTCAGGCTCTCCATGCCAGTGCTGCAGGTTTGTTGCCCACTCCCTCTATCGCTGTGCAGATTCCTCACACGAAG GCCGGCTTGCCATACGCTCCCCCGCCCAGACCAGCATCACCCGGATCCTTCACACAGCACGCG GCGACGTTTCAGAGCTCATCTCAGCCACCACGCCATGCCTACCTCTCTCACGGCCAATCAGGACAGAGGTTCTATCACCATGGCAAATAA
- the gabarapa gene encoding GABA(A) receptor-associated protein a, with amino-acid sequence MKFVYKEEHPFEKRRSEGEKIRKKYPDRVPVIVEKAPKARIGDLDKKKYLVPSDLTVGQFYFLIRKRIHLRAEDALFFFVNNVIPPTSATMGLLYQEHHEEDFFLYIAYSDESVYGEDV; translated from the exons ATGAAGTTCGTGTATAAAGAGGAGCACCCGTTCGAGAAGAGGCGGTCTGAGGGAGAGAAGATCAGGAAGAAATACCCGGACCGAGTGCCT GTGATTGTTGAGAAAGCTCCCAAAGCCCGGATAGGAGACCTGGACAAGAAGAAGTACCTGGTTCCCTCCGACCTGACAG tgggacagttTTACTTCCTGATCCGGAAAAGGATTCACCTGAGAGCTGAAGACGCGCTTTTCTTCTTTGTCAACAATGTCATCCCTCCCACATCAGCTACCATGGGCCTGCTCTATCAG gaaCATCATGAGGAAGATTTTTTCCTGTACATCGCCTACAGTGATGAGAGTGTGTACGGAGAGGACGTGTAG